The Paenibacillus sp. MBLB1832 genome has a window encoding:
- a CDS encoding DUF2536 family protein: MDFILDRLETKIEFFQSYDLKKLESLINEQIDNNKALLLDVFAISHDVVFDPNAGKMLYSAVVHFKVK; the protein is encoded by the coding sequence ATGGATTTTATCTTGGATCGCTTGGAAACGAAGATCGAGTTTTTCCAATCCTACGATTTGAAAAAGCTTGAATCCCTCATCAACGAGCAAATCGACAATAACAAAGCGTTGTTACTCGATGTGTTCGCCATTTCACATGACGTCGTTTTCGACCCGAACGCGGGTAAAATGCTCTACAGCGCTGTTGTTCATTTCAAAGTGAAATAA
- a CDS encoding AraC family transcriptional regulator: MTIKRSIVESSGQLFFAQDLPMFVNRVQESFEMQQHSHDFIEISYVAEGNGSHYMNNERMSVTKGDLFYLPVGVSHVFRPSSTNQKKPLIVYNCIFTQSWMDELLQQTWRVGEHEISTFFSQLSKPDDHAEQPPWLTFREQFGEFQPLFERLHLEFNSRRSGYITVMQACIAQLLVSMHRSAQAPLPVAGVTPLSNLESLLAHLRVSYNNPMTLSEAADQLAVSDRQLQRQLMKLTGMSFTANVQHARLEACCKYLRESNHTISEIAALIGYQDMKYFNQLFKKRIGVTPSQYRQQHDERKRPLPSRR; this comes from the coding sequence ATGACAATTAAACGCAGCATTGTGGAATCATCAGGACAATTGTTTTTTGCTCAAGATTTGCCGATGTTCGTCAATCGTGTTCAGGAATCGTTCGAGATGCAGCAGCACTCCCACGATTTCATTGAAATCAGCTACGTGGCTGAAGGAAATGGCTCCCATTACATGAACAACGAGCGGATGTCCGTAACCAAAGGCGATCTGTTCTACTTACCCGTTGGGGTATCGCATGTGTTTCGTCCATCGTCAACGAATCAGAAGAAACCGCTGATCGTCTATAATTGCATCTTCACCCAATCTTGGATGGATGAATTACTGCAACAAACATGGCGAGTGGGCGAGCACGAGATCTCCACCTTTTTTTCACAGCTGTCGAAACCCGATGATCATGCGGAGCAACCGCCATGGCTGACGTTTCGTGAGCAATTCGGCGAATTCCAGCCGCTATTTGAACGCTTGCATCTCGAGTTTAACTCGCGCCGTTCAGGCTACATCACGGTTATGCAAGCTTGCATTGCGCAATTACTCGTGTCCATGCATCGTTCCGCTCAGGCGCCCCTCCCTGTTGCAGGCGTCACCCCATTGTCGAATTTGGAAAGTCTTCTCGCCCATCTTAGAGTGAGTTACAACAACCCGATGACGCTCAGCGAAGCAGCCGACCAATTAGCGGTGAGCGATCGTCAGCTTCAGCGACAACTGATGAAATTGACAGGCATGAGCTTTACTGCGAATGTGCAGCATGCACGATTGGAGGCGTGCTGTAAGTATCTGAGAGAGTCGAACCACACAATCAGCGAAATTGCCGCTTTGATCGGGTATCAAGACATGAAATATTTCAATCAGTTGTTCAAAAAAAGGATCGGTGTGACGCCAAGTCAATATCGCCAGCAGCACGATGAGCGCAAAAGACCACTCCCATCACGAAGGTGA